DNA sequence from the Oreochromis niloticus isolate F11D_XX linkage group LG8, O_niloticus_UMD_NMBU, whole genome shotgun sequence genome:
gaccaaagtaaagagttttttcttaatttttttgagcTACTTTTACAACAGGTTTTCTCAGTAGCAGAAAACGCTCAatagacagaaaaaaacacaggaaCCCTAAAAGAAAACGGCCTTATTTTGCACACATCAAGGAGTCAACAACCCCTCTAATCAATATTAGTATTTCTTAATGCTTGTAACCTAGCAAAGAATTTCATACAGGCCTCATCTCCTTGTACGTGTAAAATAACCCTTAGTGAAAAAAAGCACCGCGCACATATTCAGAACTCGAATAACTTTATTAAAGCAATTTCACCCCCCCCCCGTGGGaaagagttttctttttttagagtTGCTTTTACAACAGGGAAGCTGGTTTTCTCATTAGCAAGAAGGAGTCAGACGCCCGTCGCCCATAAAGCAAACAAATAACCCCTCTCTAAGCGATATTATTACCGTCGGAGATGCGAAAAACGGACAACCGCTGCAAGAAGGCAGCCCTAAAAGAAAATGGACCCCAGCCTTATTTGTCCCCTGACTgtgcacacagagagaaaaaaaacagatgtcGGGACGATGAGATAACAAACAAACGCACATCAAGAAGGAGTCAGACGACCGTCAATAAGATCGATTCATCTCAGTCAATTACCTCCGAGAGCTCGGGATGCTTCAACTTCCTCCGTCGGGTACCATAAgcatataagaaaaaaaaccctgagaaattattatttttaagggagagagagagagagagagagaatcgaTCAAATTTTTCTACAACATGTTataccactccgggtcaggaggGGCGATATAGCATGGACCGGTCGGATGACTACGCCGGATGGAAGCATGACCGGAAGTGTGGCAGCCGCAAGACCGGAAGCGTACCAGGGACTTTCCCTTTGACCTTCGTCCTGCTCCATGATCAACCCTTAAATGTTTCCTCAGTATTGCTGTAATGTAACAACAAAGTTAGTTTTTTAAGATCAGACGGGTCCAGTCCCAAAACATTCCTTACTCATTCCCGGAGTCACCGAATTAGCATCTGTGGCACAAATAAGCTTCAGGGACTGACTTGTATTTTTAGAACCGACCTTAAGAGGCCTTTGACACTTGGATGTTGGCTTAATTTTTACCCAAAGAGAAATTTGATCCTCACAAACTAGTAtcagataaacaaaaacaaaaacacgatACTGTTTAGGTGTGGTGAACAGTAACCACTTACTTCAactttgatgggtttttttctcagCCATTTATtctgaaaagaaataaacatgttacaGGGACAGTTTCGACACAGTGCACATTGCAGAGTACATGAATGAGAAGTAGGAATTCCTCCTCTCTATACTAACGCTCCTCCCTAACAAATGCCAAGTCATCGTCTCCatattgtgtgtgtggattTATCCCACTTTTTGAGTTTCATTGGAGTGTACTCAAGTGCAcaagatggaaaaaaatgtattagtTTTTTTAACCCTCTTACCGAGTCCCCGGTGTCGGTCTAGCTACGTCAAGATGCCATTCATTTAAGAGACTAATAATTTTTTGAATATAAATTGTGCTAACTTCAACGCAGCCCGgagtaacattaaaaataaaacatattagaACTCATTTTTGTTGGACACAAGAACAACTCGACCATCTTTTTTCGGGAGCCGAACTAGGGCTTACAAGTTTGCCGTGCCCCCCGTGGACCAGTGCGAGGTTGTGCGGCAGATCCCAGCGTGGAGGGTCCAGACACTCCCACAGTGCAGACTGTGCTGTCCGCACAGAGCGTTTCTGGTGTGGCTTATGCAAAAGagacaatacagcgtgtttctctgttCCCAGTAGGCATGTCTGTTGTAGCCTGTGCTTTTATATCTCTTTGATTattcaaacagttttttaaaatgtgactcGTTTGTTATCCAAAAACATTTCATCaatgttactgatttaaaatatacatatatatatatatttcaagtttttagCTCAAACAGACTCTTGAGCATATTCATATAGCAAAATCCACAATGGCATAACCCGTGTGCACCCTATCTTTGAACTGTATGTTAATCAGTACATGAAGCGTACCTCTGAAAAGACTCCATCATTTGGGAAtctactgatttgttttttaactgcagttttcacaaactgcggatgatgaaatcctctgtattttagaaaatgtctttaaactatCGCTGTTCCTACTTACTGAGTTCCACCATATTCTCCTCCCCCTTTTGTGAGTGTGGACGCTTCCTCTCTTTGCTCTTTAAAtgctttgcttcttttattgatttttattgacttttatgctgattttttcccttttttctgtaTGAGCTTACCTGCGAGAGCTTCTGGACACTTATAGATCATTAGGACTAAAGTGTTcttaacagaaacagcaacatttttataGTTACCTTATCCTCAGCGCTCCGTGTGTCTGTGGCCTAGACACAGCTGAAGCCTGATTACAGCGTCTGGGCACCGAACAGCCTCAATAGCCTGGAAAGGTGCTAACCGCTAGGCTAACTAGCAACAAGATGCCTTCCCTGATGACTACCACCGCCTCCTGCAGAAGATTGCAGTACTGGAGACAAAAATTCATCGCTTAGAAGTAAACGTGGAGGTAAATGGACTGTGTGGAAATGAAACAACCTTGCCTTTGATTCAAAACAATGGCGATGAGCAAGCTAATACACAGCTAAGGAGCACAGATAACATGACCAAGAAAGTAGACTCTGTGCGTTATTATAAATCCTCAAGCGATAATCCCCCCTTGGACTGTCTTGGTGCAAAACCAAGACATAAATCATGCCTCCTGGAAGGGGGAGGACGTATCACAGGCAGAGCACAGCGAGCTGAAATCTCTGAAACCGACTGGCCTTCACTTCCAACGAGACAGAGAAGCTCTTCTACCCCTGTATACGGGAGGAAACAGGACTGGACAACCGTgaataggaaggttaacaacaaACCTCCAAAACAACTGAACGTGAAACTGCAGAACAGATTTGCTCCACTATCAAAGGACCCTGGATCTATATCGGACAACCATCCATCTAAAAGTAGCGAAGTAAGGTCTGAAAATCTGTTGAAAAGTAAAAGGCCACAGGGAAAGCTAAAGGCTAGGCCTGAAACTCTGATTGTAGGTGACTCTGCCGTAAAGGATGTACAAAGGATGTGCGGTAAGAACACTAAAGTCCTCTGCTTTCCTAAGGATATGGTCAACAACCTAAAGGAGAGAATTCTTCAAATTGCAGATGAATATCCAACcgtgacaaacattgttctgcaTACAGGGTCAAACGATGTGTCCAAACAACAGTCGGAGGTTCTGAAACGGGACTTTACTGGATTATTAAACACTGTAAACTCTCTGAATGCAGCTGtattcatcagtggacctgtaccGCCCATCAGAGGAGGAGACGAGAGATTCAGCAGGTTGTTTGCACTGAATAAATGGCTCATATCAGCATGTACTgaccactcagtgcattttatcaacaactttaatattttttgggaatgcaggcatctgtttaaagcaaatggatttaattttaacaagtctggggtgaaactgttcacctccaacttgttttattccatacatcatccatctgtgcttggtgccaaggctgagataaacgaggagttatctcataaagaggaacaaacagTACTGCAAGAACAGACAAAGCCCAGCAGAAACCTTGAGGAGCTCCATCTGCCCCCACCCGGGAAGAGCCTCAGAAAGGAGAGACATCTGAGGCAAGAAGAGGGGTCCCTACTCGCCTCCAACTCTCTCAACAACACCAACGACCAGGACCAGGGACCACGACCTTCCCCAGTCCCCCAAACCCCTGACAGGCCatcaccctcctccccctccctttctccctcctccccacacctgaaattcactgaggagatgatggagcgGGTCAATGCTGGGCTCAGATCTACCCCCCGGCCCAATCCCTTTTTGTCCCCCATAAACCCCCCACCAGAGCAGCCAAAGGTTCGCCATCGGGCCCCGCCCTCAACAGAGCAATCGAAGTTACATTGCCCAGCCTCGCCCCCCTTAGTTCCTCCTTACCACCTTCATGCCCTGTCTCCgcagtctgatgtgtgatgtgtggagggtCCGGGCTGCGAGGATTATGGCAGTGGtgacttttcccaggagaagctgggaccctgtttattagaaggttttaaaatttctgtacttttaggtgacagaaggagacatgtggcctggtcaaaacacagagagctgcactctaaaagatctttaaatatagtaaacataccttgtgtgccacagactgctcccaaacacgagggggcaaataatacctctaaaacacttaagttggctttattaaacgttagatctttagctgggaaaacatttttaattaatggtTTAATCACTGAGGACAGCcttgattatatttttttaactgaaatttggttggaccaaagtaacagtggagctgttctcatcgagtcgacccctcctaactacagttttatcagtgaggccagggtgagcaggagaggaggaggggttgctgtcttatttaatgaatcatttcaatgtaagcagctatctcctggaagttttcagtcttttgaatatgtggctttacagctgaaggccccattccaaagttgtgtttcttaatgtttacaggcctcccaaatactgcacagacttttttaatgacctcagtgaactgctgtctgtgatctgtgttgatttcgactgtgtaattattgttggggattttaacatccatgtggacaaccctcaggacaaagggactaaagacctgagtaacactctgggcaactttgggttgactcagcatgtaacagaggccacacatgatagaggacacactcttgacctactgatctccaagggcctgagcatttcaaacgttactgtgtctgatgtgggcctgtctgatcattactgtgttttctttgaaagtaaaatctcagcccacacaaatatatcaacagcagtgatcacaaaatggtgtataactgaacacagtagtgagatctttaaccaggtcttcccattaacacctgacctgtccagaggttcagtcaatgagcttgtcaatagcttcaatgctaaaatgttaaatgtaatggacactattgctcccattaaggtgaaggttatctctggaaggaaaaagtctccatggagaaactccacactggtgaaaaatgaaaaaagagagtgtaggaaagctgagcgcagatggagaaaaacaaacctccaggttcattatgacatctataaagagaaacttcacaattgtaatttacaactgaggagtgcaaggaggtcctacttctctgacatcatcaccaaaaacagtcataacgctcgggtcttattttctacagttgacaggctaacaaaccctcctgtgtcagtggcaactgaacttcattcgaccatggcctgcaatgactttgccaaattcttcacagaaaaaatccaaaagattagacaagcaattaatacatcaacagcagatccaggatatgtactgtgtccaccgaaaaactgtttaaacaccatcaaacagtttcaccctattaacagcaaagacctggaggacatcttaggtcaactgaactcctcctcttgctgtttagatgtcctaccaacaagttttttcaaaaaggtcacaaagactttggagtcagacctgttacagatcgtcaacttttctttaatatcaggtgtgtttccagaatcactaaaaactgctgtaattaaacctatactgaaaaaggacaatcttgacaagacacaaatgaataactacaggccgatctcaaatctcccatttttaagtaagattattaaaaaagcagtttctcaacagctcaattacttcttacaacagaataactgctatgatgccttccagtcaggttttagacagaaccacagcactgaaaccgctctgaccaaagtgtttaatgacatatgtctgaacacagacagtggaacaatgtcagtcttagttttactggatctcagtgcagcatttgatacagttgaccacaacatattactcaaacgactggagaactgggcaggtctttcaggaactgtactaaactggttcaaaacatacttagaaaacaggaaatactttgtatcaataggtaacttcacatctgagcagacaagtatcacatgtggagttccccaaggttccatcttgggaccccttctgtttaacatttacatgctcccactggcacagattataaagaacaacaaaataaactatcatagctacgcagatgacacacaaatatttatcacaatgttaccaggagaccgaggccctgtacaggctcttggtaaatgcattgaggaaattaatgactggttgtgccacaattttctgcagctaaacaaaaataaaactgaggtaatagtctttggtgccaaagaaaaacgatcacaggtcaccagagaacttcaatctatacacctaaaaaccacaaaccaggcgagaaatttgggtgtagtgatggatgcagacctaaacttagaaaaacacattaagacaataacaaaatcagcttactatcgcctcaagaatatttcaaggataaaagatctaatgtctcaacaggacctggaaaaactagtccatgcattcatctttagtaggcttgattactgtaacagcatctttacaggtctacctaaaaaatcagtcagacaactacagctcattcagaactctgctgctagagtcctcactaagaccaaaaaagtggaccacatcagtccagctctgaggtctttacactggctgcctgtccgtcagaggatagactttaaagttctgatgctggtctataaagctctgaatggtttaggaccgaactacatcagtgacctcctgacccagtatgaaccttccagatccctcaggtcatctggatccggtctgttatcagtccccagagtcagaagcagacacggagaagctgcattcagcgtttatgctccttatatctggaacaaactcccagaaagcctcagatcagctgaaacactcagtttatttaaatccaggttgaagactcacctattctcagctgcatttgaataaagcaccaaatccacacttaagtttaaatttcaaaacctactttttaactactgattttatctactgttctgattttatctactgttttgatatttgattttatatactgttttgtttgtttgtttgtttgttttaatcaaatttaaatcatgctttttatttgtttttgtttttaatgtctctgtaaagcactttgaatcaccttgttgttgaattgtgctatataaataagcttgccttgccttgccttgcctagctacttctttactatgtgaaTAAACTATTTGAACAAGAAAGGTATCGtagatttaaagacacatcttAATTGAAGCAAACActaaaaatatgtgtgtgtgtgtgtgtgtgttcacagagGGGAGGTCACGATAGGAGCTTCCTGAGTTCCTTTTTATCCAATGCATGCACAAGAATCCAAATTTCTGTATCACAATGATTTCATTAAAACCTTTTTGTTTTATGGGGGCAATATCACAAATTACCGTAGATCATTAAtagtagggctgcacgattttgcataaaatgagaatcacgatttttttgcttagaattgagatcacgattctctcacgattttttttccaatataaatatttattgcacttagtaattgcacatcaacttcgtgacagttgagactgaacataaaaacaataaatgtctcacTTGTCTACTCTTACGTACAAAACCTTAAAATACTTTACTGACTTTAACAATACTTtaacaataacattttgaaCAGTATTCTTTGCGTGTGTAAGGTGATGAGAGAGGTAGGTAATAGGTATGTTTCTTAAAATGTAAACCAcaaatattaacaaaatataACGCTTGACATGACAATATGATAGTTGACCATGGCAGGACCACAACAGTGAACATAGTCCTTTTTTTATGCAGCCAGCTGCTTAAAGGTTTTTTGCCAAGAACACAAGTCGGTCAACATTTTGAGGCTTCAGTGAGGAACGGAGACACGTTACAATGTCCCCCCCTGTGCTGAACACCCTTTCAGAAGGGGAACTTGTGGCAGGAATACAGAGGTATTTTTTGGCCAGTATAGACAGTCTTGGAAATTCTCCCTTGTGTTCCCTCCACCAGACTAAGGGGTCTGCTTCACTATCAATGTTGCTTAAGAGCAAATATGACTGTAGTTCTGAGACAACATCTTGCTCAGGCTGGGATGATGCCTCATTGCCTTTTGCTGCTTTAAGGAAGCTGCCTAAGGTCTTTCGGCTCTTCTTCATGGGGGCGGCCGGGGATGCAGTTGAGGTGGAACTTTGCTTTGAAAGAGAGAATATAATTGACAAAGCTCATGTTAACATTCTATTTCACACCACAGTAATACctttaaaacaataaagtaCAATATCTAATTTTTtctaataatttaaaatgtgtgAATATCATTATGAGTCTGATATGATCTGATGTAAACATAATTACCACAACTGAAGTTATGCCAGTCATCTCATGTGTCAGTCTGGCTTTGATGGTAGTTTTTTTGTCCTCATGGATGTAGTCCATCTTGAATCTTGGATCCAGAGATGTGGCAATGTCTAATAGCTCCTGTGTATTTGGATCACTGTACTTTTCCTGAAGGTACACCAGGACTTTGGACTTAATTGATCGTGTGAGATCCAAGTCATCTTCCTGCACAGCCACAACTGATGTTTCAAAGAGGTGGAGAACCGGTTTCACTGAGGAGATGCTCACATATTGCTCTCCTGACAGGGCATCAGTGAAGTCTGTCAGTGGGCTGAGTGTTTTGTTGAGTGCCTCGAGAACTTCAACATCCTGCCATGTTGGAACCAGGTGTCTAGCCTTCCGATCAGAGGAGAGAACATGTGAAATAGCAGGTAGCTGTTCAAGTACCCTCTGGACCATAGCTTGTCTGGAGCCCCATCTTGTTGGACACTTAATTTTAAGCTTGTGTTCTGGTAGCTTAAGCTCCTTTTGGGCCTCAGCAAGTTCCCTTTTCCGTCTCCAACTGTAACTGAAGCAGCCCACAAGCTTTTTGCAGAGACCTACAGCACGATCAATTCTTGGATCTTTCATTGCATTCTCTAACaagaaaaaatagaagaaaatttGAATCAGTTCTTGTCATTAactaatttattattatatttaaaatcttACAGTATCATTATCAATATCATTATTGCctaattattattgttgtttaaaACATACAGCTGTATTAATATGAACTATTTTTGTAGTATTAttaatgctgctgttgttttttataATATACATCATACTAGCATATAgctattgggtttttttttttaaacaaaataaaattatcaACTTACAAGAGCTTACCTATAGCAAGATGTAGTCTGTGGCCAAAACACTGAAGCCTTGTCCAGTTGTTAAGGGATGCTGCTTTCACAATGTTGGCTCCACTGTCTGTTGTTATGCACACCATTTTTTCCTCCTCCAAACTCCAAGAGATAAGACCCTCCTTTAATCCATGTGCTAGAGCCTCGCCTGTGTGATCCTCGGGGAAAAAGGCAGTTTGTAAGCACCGACTTTTCATGGTGAAGTCCCTGGTAACATAATGGACTGTCAGGCTcatgtattcaattcaattcaattcaattttatttatatagcgccaaatcacaacaaaagtcgcctcaaggcgctttatattgtacagtagatagcacaataataaatacagagaaaaacccaacaatcatatgaccccctatgagcaagcactttggcgacagtgggaaggaaaaactcccttttaacaggaagaaacctccggcagaaccaggctcagggaggggcggccatctgctgcgaccggttggggtgaaagaaggaaaacaggatgaaagacatgctgtggaagagagacagagattaataacagatatgattcgatgcagagaggtctattagcacatagtgagtgagaaaggtgactggaagggaaaaactcaatgcatcatgggaatccccggcagcctacgtctattgcagcataactaagggaggattcagggtcacctggtccagccctaactatatgctttagcaaaaaggaaagttttaagcctaatcttgaaagtagagatagtgtctgtctcccgaatccaaactggaagttggttccacagaagaggggcctgaaaactgaaggctctgcctcccattctacttttaaatactctaggaacaacaagtaggcctgcagtgcaagagcgaagtgctctaatagggtgatatggtactacaaggtcattaagataagatggggcctgattatttaagaccttgtatgtgaggagcaggattttgaaatcaattctggatttaacaggaagccaatgaagggaagccaaaacaggagaaatatgctctctctttctagtccctgtcaggactcttgctgcagcattttggattagctgaaggcttctcagcgagtttttaggacttcctgataatagtgaattacagtagtccagcctggaagtaataaatgcatgaactagtttttcagcatcactctgagacaggatatttctaattttagagatgttgcgcaaatggaagaaagcagtcttacatatttgtttaatatgtgcattgaaggacatgtcctggtcaaaaatgactccaaggtttctcacagtgttactggaggccaaggtaatgccatccagagtaagaatctgcttagataccatatttctaagattttcagggccgagtacaataacctcagttttatctgaatt
Encoded proteins:
- the LOC109203145 gene encoding zinc finger BED domain-containing protein 1-like — encoded protein: MVQRVLEQLPAISHVLSSDRKARHLVPTWQDVEVLEALNKTLSPLTDFTDALSGEQYVSISSVKPVLHLFETSVVAVQEDDLDLTRSIKSKVLVYLQEKYSDPNTQELLDIATSLDPRFKMDYIHEDKKTTIKARLTHEMTGITSVVQSSTSTASPAAPMKKSRKTLGSFLKAAKGNEASSQPEQDVVSELQSYLLLSNIDSEADPLVWWREHKGEFPRLSILAKKYLCIPATSSPSERVFSTGGDIVTCLRSSLKPQNVDRLVFLAKNL